A window of Nicotiana tabacum cultivar K326 chromosome 24, ASM71507v2, whole genome shotgun sequence contains these coding sequences:
- the LOC142178384 gene encoding DEAD-box ATP-dependent RNA helicase 38-like gives MELQNKKEKQNPFVFISLVLLFSATFGESVKAFVTKIVRDLFVKDYNQMFVKKEELSLDSVKQYKVQCPDELSKVMVIKDKILELGQKVGQTIIFVRTRNSASMLHTSLVDYGYEVTTIQGALKQEDRDKIIKEFKEGLTQVLISTDLLARGFDQSQVNLVVNYDLPVRHESPSEPDHEVYLHRIGRAGRFGRKGNMFPLFYASSVLCLSLSVYLSFCITYILFI, from the exons ATGGAG CtgcaaaacaaaaaagagaagcaAAATCCCTTTGTCTTTATCTCACTG GTGCTTCTGTTTTCTGCAACGTTTGGGGAAAGTGTCAAAGCATTTGTGACAAAAATTGTTAGAGATCTTTTCGTGAAAGATTATAACCAGATGTTTGTGAAGAAAGAAGAACTTTCGCTGGATTCAGTGAAGCAGTATAAAGTGCAGTGTCCGGATGAACTTTCAAAAGTCATGGTGATTAAAGACAAAATACTTGAACTAGGACAGAAGGTGGGGCAGACAATTATATTTGTTCGTACAAGAAACAGTGCGAGTATGCTGCATACATCATTGGTGGACTATGGCTATGAAGTGACAACAATTCAAGGGGCTCTTAAGCAAGAAgatagagacaaaataatcaaggagttcaaagaaggaTTGACACAAGTTCTTATATCAACTGATCTTCTTGCTCGTGGATTTGATCAATCGCAG GTTAATTTGGTGGTTAATTATGATCTCCCTGTGAGACATGAGAGTCCATCAGAGCCAGATCATGAGGTATACTTGCATCGGATTGGTAGAGCAGGGCGTTTTGGCCGCAAAGGTAATATGTTTCCACTTTTTTATGCATCTTCCGTGCTCTGTTTGTCTCTCTCGGTGTATTTATCGTTCTGTATCACTTACATATTATTTATATAG